TTATCTTTTTATAATCCTTacacttaaatttattttttttattttttttacagagGAATTACagattatttttcatgtttgtGTCCTCCACGACTGTTCTGTGTCTCTATGTCTTTGCCTTCTGCTGGGTAAACGTCATGAAGATAATGGATTATTACCATTGCAGTCTCTGGAGAGCTTTATCAAAGTCACCTGTTTCAGGTGCTCTAATTCTCTATACATTTGGAGCTGCTTGGTTTGTTGGAGGTCTCACAGGATTCCATCTCTATTTAATTCTCACCAATCAGGTTCGTTGCTCTTTACCTTTGTTTCTGTTTGGTGTTCCctctctctttatctctctTAGAGATAATTTCCACTTGTGTACAGACAACATATGAAAACTTTCGGTACCGGTACAACGTGAAGACGAACCCTTACAATCGTGGGTGTTTTAGCAATGTTGCGGAAGTCTTCTTCTCTGAAATTCCAAGATCTAAACATAACTTCAGGGAAGTGGTCAAGGGCGATACTTCTTCTGTCTACACCACTTCAATGCCATCAGGCCATCCCATGAGCCCAGAGATGCCCAAAGCAAGTTCTGACATAGAAATGGGAAAACGACAAGCTGTTGCTGCTGAAGATCTGGAGGATATACAGACTCAGATTGATAGTGTTGGTGGATTGCAGCGGTGCGAGACCCAGCCAAGACATACAAACTGGGATCACAAAGCCAACTGGGAGAGCTCACCTGATATACAAATGTTGGCTGCGGAGTTTGGAATGGAACATGGTTCAACAGGCAGACAGAAAATTGAAGGGAGTATTGATCTGAAGAGCTAAATTATTGGTTAGAAATTGTTTGTTCTGCT
This Pyrus communis chromosome 6, drPyrComm1.1, whole genome shotgun sequence DNA region includes the following protein-coding sequences:
- the LOC137738078 gene encoding probable protein S-acyltransferase 7, producing the protein MRNNDMVRTQQERMYGNALPHQHSDSDRRIIDAPGPSLRLYQVWKGNNKFFFNGRIILGPDSRSLILTVSLIVVPVILFCAFVSQGLIHQFPHYIGNLIVAICPVLAVYVVTLLLITSARDPGIIPRSLHPPEPEDDGYVSSISSDWPGSQNGPTGIPPTKEVIINGVIVKTKYCQTCMLYRPPRCSHCSICNNCVERFDHHCPWVGQCIGKRNYRLFFMFVSSTTVLCLYVFAFCWVNVMKIMDYYHCSLWRALSKSPVSGALILYTFGAAWFVGGLTGFHLYLILTNQTTYENFRYRYNVKTNPYNRGCFSNVAEVFFSEIPRSKHNFREVVKGDTSSVYTTSMPSGHPMSPEMPKASSDIEMGKRQAVAAEDLEDIQTQIDSVGGLQRCETQPRHTNWDHKANWESSPDIQMLAAEFGMEHGSTGRQKIEGSIDLKS